A portion of the Salminus brasiliensis chromosome 11, fSalBra1.hap2, whole genome shotgun sequence genome contains these proteins:
- the olfml2bb gene encoding olfactomedin-like protein 2B, translating into MPSSLLLYWVCCWTLYSAPVAWTSVMEQQTVAEELEGNAAVLEDEMDNQENILTQLLGDYDKVKTLSEGPDCRCKCVVRPLSRSACQRIEEGNGNPEDFYTVETLTGGSNCKKCVCIAPPSALNPCEGDFRFKKLQEAGNTDIKLSTIMDLLEGAFYGMDLLKLHSVTTKLLERVDNMEKTFSINMTKERGSVKGEKGQGKGSRAHQRLEKKRRLSELEPSLQKKVAAAFSHTERKYEEKFVGDQGAGRPLLKRSHSEGPEERKPAKSKVGPNGMNIRSVTFYKADTEEEEDGEQNAATEEVLSGDGSMDLIIEDQIPKQQHTAPTPTTGPLTTATVAPEAGPGASSQNINKPADSLDRPTTTNVLTVTKLQQQTTEEATTTSSTVSVALTTSTTATTQPVATNKAASITAPPTAPKPPPNSNSNFNSTAADKKHKSRLTWDEGPADTTTAVPKNSGVCKDTLSTIGDPVTHNTYGRNEGAWMKDPKGNGNVIYVTNYYYGSNLLEFRDMDTFKQGRFTNSYKLPYNWIGTGHVVYNGAFYYNRAFSRDIIKFDLRLRYVAAWTTLHDALFEEEEESPWKWRGHSDIDFAVDESGLWMVYPALDEEGLYQEVIILSKMNPADLQKENSWRTGLRRNRYGNCFLICGVLYAVDSYDRMHANISYAFDTHTHTQMVPQLPFINNYTYTTQIDYNPKDRMLYAWDNGHQVTYDVIFAY; encoded by the exons ATGCCCTCAAGCCTGCTGCTTTACTGGGTCTGCTGCTGGACGCTCTATTCGGCACCAGTGGCCTGGACCAGTGTAATGGAGCAGCAGACTGTCGCTGAAGAACTTGAAGGGAACGCCGCAGTTCTGGAGGATGAAATGGATAACCAAGAGAATATTTTAACACAG CTTCTAGGGGACTATGATAAAGTGAAGACTCTGTCGGAGGGACCGGACTGCCGCTGTAAGTGTGTGGTAAGGCCGCTGAGCCGGAGCGCCTGTCAGCGCATTGAGGAGGGGAACGGTAACCCTGAGGATTTTTACACAGTGGAGACGCTGACCGGTGGATCCAACTGcaagaagtgtgtgtgcatcGCCCCTCCTTCAGCCCTGAACCCCTGTGAGGGAGACTTCCGCTTTAAAAAGCTCCAGGAGGCGGGGAATACTGATATCAAG CTCTCCACCATAATGGATTTACTCGAGGGGGCTTTCTATGGGATGGATCTGTTAAAGCTGCACTCAGTCACCACAAAACTTCTGGAGCGTGTGGACAACATGGAAAAG ACGTTCTCTATAAACATGACAAAGGAGCGAGGGAGTGTGAAAGGAGAGAAAGGGCAGGGGAAGGGCTCGCGAGCCCACCAACGCCTGGAGAAGAAAAGACGCCTGAGCGAGTTGGAACCTTCCCTGCAGAAGAAAGTGGCAGCGGCCTTCTCACACACTGAG AGGAAGTATGAGGAGAAGTTTGTAGGGGATCAGGGAGCCGGCAGACCACTGCTGAAGAGGAGTCACTCCGAAGGCCCAGAGGAGAGGAAGCCTGCGAAGTCCAAAGTGGGACCAAACGGGATGAACATCAGGAGCGTGACCTTCTATAAGGCCGATActgaagaggaagaggatggaGAACAGAATG CAGCAACGGAAGAAGTCCTGAGTGGAGATGGTTCAATGGATTTAATAATAGAAGACCAGATCCCCAAGCAGCAGCACACTGCCCCAACCCCGACCACAGGCCCTTTAACCACAGCCACTGTGGCTCCAGAAGCAGGACCCGGTGCCAGCTCtcagaacatcaacaaaccAGCTGATTCTCTGGACAGACCAACCACCACGAATGTGCTCACCGTGACAAAGCTGCAGCAGCAGACAACCGAGGAGGCGACTACCACCAGCTCCACAGTGTCTGTTGCCTTGACGACCTCAACCACAGCCACCACACAGCCGGTGGCCACCAACAAAGCGGCGTCCATCACTGCTCCTCCTACAGCTCCAAAACCACCACCCAACTCCAACTCCAACTTCAACTCCACAGCTGCCGATAAAAAACACAAATCCCGCCTCACCTGGGATGAAGGCCCTGCTGATACAACCACAGCGGTCCCAAAGAACTCTG gtGTTTGCAAGGACACTTTATCCACCATCGGCGATCCTGTGACACACAACACATATGGTCGCAACGAAGGTGCTTGGATGAAGGACCCAAAAGGAAATGGCAACGTCATTTATGTCACAAACTACTACTACGGCAGCAATCTTCTGGAATTCCGTGATATGGATACGTTCAAGCAAG gACGTTTTACCAACTCCTACAAGCTTCCGTACAACTGGATCGGCACAGGTCATGTGGTCTACAATGGAGCTTTCTACTACAACCGGGCCTTTTCTCGCGACATCATCAAATTTGACCTGCGTCTGCGGTACGTGGCTGCCTGGACCACCCTGCACGATGCTCTgtttgaggaggaggaggagtcccCCTGGAAGTGGAGAGGACACTCGGATATCGACTTTGCCGTGGATGAAAGCGGCTTGTGGATGGTGTATCCGGCTCTAGATGAAGAAGGTTTATACCAG GAGGTGATCATCCTGAGCAAGATGAACCCCgctgacctgcagaaagagaaCTCCTGGAGGACAGGCCTGAGGAGGAATCGCTACGGCAACTGCTTCCTCATATGTGGGGTCCTGTATGCTGTGGACAGCTATGACCGCATGCATGCTAACATCTCCTATGCTtttgacacacatacacacacacagatggtgCCACAGCTGCCTTTCATCAACAACTACACCTACACCACGCAGATTGACTACAACCCCAAGGACCGTATGCTGTATGCATGGGACAATGGCCATCAAGTGACCTATGATGTGATATTTGCATATTAA